The Gemmatimonadota bacterium region AGTACGGATTCGAGTCGGAATTCATCGGACGGCTGCCGGTGACCGCAGTGCTGCACAAGCTCAGCGTCGACGACCTGTTCCAGATCCTCCGGAACCCGAACAGCCCGGTCATCATCGCCAAGAAACTGGACTTCAAGGCCTACGGCATCGACGTGGACTTCGACGAGAAGTCCCTACGCCTGATCGCCGAGCAGGCCCACCAGTCAGGCACGGGCGCCCGCGGCCTCATCGGCGCGATGGAGCGGATCCTGATCCGGTTCGAGAAGAAACTCCCGTCCAGCACGGTGAAGCAGTTCAGCGTGACGGCCGAAGTGGTGGAACACCCGGAAAGCGAACTCGAACGGATCCTCGCGGAAGCGCCGCCCGAACCGGCCGAACTGGTGCAGGTGTACTACGCGGAACACGACATCACGCTCACGCTGGACGAAGCCGCGGCCACCGCGCTGGAAGACCTGGCGGCGCAACAGGGCCGGACCACTGAAGATATGGGGATGGAACTGTTCAAGGATTACGTCCACGGCCTGAAGTTGATCCAGGCCAGGGAACTGAAGATCACCAAGGCAGCGATCGAGAACCCCGGCGCGTACCTGGACCGCCTGATCAAGAAGTTCTACGAAAACCAACCCAAGACGACCTGACGATCATCCACCCGAATCACCGCCCATGATCCCGGTAGCACTCACCATCGCGGGTTCCGACTCCGGAGGCGGCGCCGGCATCCAGGCGGACCTCAAGACGTTCTCGGCCAACGGCGTGTACGGCATGTCGGCCGTAACGTCGGTCACCGCCCAGAACACCCTCGGCGTGCAGGCCGTCTTCAACCTGCCGCCCGAGGTGGTGACGGCGCAGATCGATTCCGTCCTCTCGGATATCGGCGCCGGGGCCATCAAGACGGGCATGCTGGCCAACGCGGAGATCATCGCCGCCGTGGCCGACGCGCTGCGGGCGTATCCAGACATTCCCCTCGTCGTGGACCCGGTGATGATCGCCAAGAGCGGCGACGCGCTGCTTGAGCCGGAGGCGGTATCCACGCTGATCGAAGGGCTCTTCCCCCTCGCCACCGTCGTCACGCCGAACCTGGACGAGGCGAAGGCGCTGACGGGCATCGAGGCGTCGGACGTGGACGGGATGATGGATATCGCCCGGAAGCTCTTCGAAATGGGGCCGCGCCAAGTGGTCGTCAAGGGCGGGCACCTCGAGGGGCCGGCGGTCGACGTATTGTTCGACGGAGCGGAGTTCCGGACCTTCGAGGCAGAACGTGTCGACACCCGGAGCACCCACGGGACGGGGTGCACCTTCGCGTCCGCCATTGCCGCCGGACTGGCCAAAGGGGCCGGGGTGGCCGAAGCCGTGGCGTCCGCGAAGGCCTACCTCACCGGGGCCCTGCGACACGCCGAACCCCTGGGTGGGGGGCACGGGCCGGTCCATCATTTTCACGAACTCTACCGCGACGCCGATCGCCTCTCGGTCCTGGACCAGTTAACGGCCGCGGCGCGGCGTCTAGAAAGCGCCCACGCGGGGGACCTCGTCCCCGAAGTGCAGTGCAACCTGGGCATGGGACTGGCCGGCGCGCAGTCGGCGGACGACGTGGCCGCCTTCCCCGGCCGGCTCATCCGCGTGCGCCGGGATATCCGCTCCGTGGCGCCGCCCGAGTTCGGGGCGTCCTCCCACGTGGCCCGGATCATCCTCACCGCCATGCGGAAGGACCCGTCCAAAAGGTCGGTGATGAACATCCGGTACGACGATTCGATTCTCGGCGCCTGCCGGGGACTGGGACTCTCGGTCGCCTCCTTCGACCGGCACGAGGAGCCGCTCGAATCCAAAAGGCGGGAAGGTTCGACGTTAGAGTGGGGAACGGCCCGGGTCATCGAGAAGCAGGGCTTCGTGCCGGATATCGTCTATGACCTGGGGGACGAGGGGAAGGAACCCATGATCCGGGTCATCGCCGAGACCCCGGAGCGGGTCGGGGATATCGCGCTGGCCGTGCTGGAAAAGTCCCGGGGCAAGTAGGCCGGTCAATACCCCAGTTTGCGCAGGTAGGCGCGTTCCAGCTTCATCTTCTCTGTATCGGGCAGATCCGACTGGCTGGGACACACGGTCACCCACCGGTCGTAACCGATTTCCTCCAGCGCCTTCATGGCGGCGCCGAAGTCGAGCAGCCCGCCGTCTCCGAGCTCGACGAAGCGATAGTCCTTGTAATCCTGCAGGTGCACGTACACCAGCCGATCCCTGAAGTCCCGGATGGACTGGGCGGGATCGTAGTGCCAGAAGGCCGAATGGGAGACGTCGATGCAGAGCTGCGCCCGCTTCATCAGGCGCATGAGCAGTTCCCATTCCTCGCGGGAATCGACCGTGGTGCTGGTATGGATGTGGTAGCACACGTCCAGGTCGTACTGCGATGCGTAGTCGGCGAATTCATCCGACAGATCCGCCAGGGCCCTGATGTCGTCCGGGGTAGAGGTGCGGCCGTAGGGCCGGTTGGCACCCATGAACATGAAGGTGTCCGCCTCCACGTCGGCGGCGAAGTCTATGCGGCGCTTGTTCCGCTCCTTCATCTCGTGACTGCCGTCGATCGTAATGCCGGTTCCGGTGACCACGGCGACCGGAACGCCCGCACGGTCCGAAATGGTCTTCACCCGTTTGGCCGACCCCAGCCAGTCCAGCGACTGCCGGATCTCCCATCCGTCCCAGCCGGTTTCCTTCAACTGCCCGAGGATTTCATCCAGGTCCGGGGTCTGCCACCGCAGTCCGCTGAATCCCAGTTTGAACTTCAAAGCGGGCTCCTTTACGCTACGCCTTTATCTACGCTTAGCCTTTATCCGGCCACTTCACCCGAAATGGCGATCTTGCGGACCTCTTCGCCGTCGAGCCGGTAGTTGGTCGACAGCGCGTCGATCGCCTCGCCGACCCGGCTCAGCGGCAGGGTGTGGGAGACCATTTCCTCGAAGGGATAGCGGCCCGATTCGAGGATGGGCAGGCCGCGCACGAAATGCGTGATGGTGCTGGCCCAGACCCCGACGAGGGTGATGTGGCGGAACACGAAGTGGTTGAAAGGGTTCATGGAAACGTCGCCCGCGTCGGTGAAATGACC contains the following coding sequences:
- a CDS encoding sugar phosphate isomerase/epimerase; translated protein: MKFKLGFSGLRWQTPDLDEILGQLKETGWDGWEIRQSLDWLGSAKRVKTISDRAGVPVAVVTGTGITIDGSHEMKERNKRRIDFAADVEADTFMFMGANRPYGRTSTPDDIRALADLSDEFADYASQYDLDVCYHIHTSTTVDSREEWELLMRLMKRAQLCIDVSHSAFWHYDPAQSIRDFRDRLVYVHLQDYKDYRFVELGDGGLLDFGAAMKALEEIGYDRWVTVCPSQSDLPDTEKMKLERAYLRKLGY
- the thiD gene encoding bifunctional hydroxymethylpyrimidine kinase/phosphomethylpyrimidine kinase; its protein translation is MIPVALTIAGSDSGGGAGIQADLKTFSANGVYGMSAVTSVTAQNTLGVQAVFNLPPEVVTAQIDSVLSDIGAGAIKTGMLANAEIIAAVADALRAYPDIPLVVDPVMIAKSGDALLEPEAVSTLIEGLFPLATVVTPNLDEAKALTGIEASDVDGMMDIARKLFEMGPRQVVVKGGHLEGPAVDVLFDGAEFRTFEAERVDTRSTHGTGCTFASAIAAGLAKGAGVAEAVASAKAYLTGALRHAEPLGGGHGPVHHFHELYRDADRLSVLDQLTAAARRLESAHAGDLVPEVQCNLGMGLAGAQSADDVAAFPGRLIRVRRDIRSVAPPEFGASSHVARIILTAMRKDPSKRSVMNIRYDDSILGACRGLGLSVASFDRHEEPLESKRREGSTLEWGTARVIEKQGFVPDIVYDLGDEGKEPMIRVIAETPERVGDIALAVLEKSRGK